From the genome of Saccharomyces kudriavzevii IFO 1802 strain IFO1802 genome assembly, chromosome: 16:
TAGCAAGAAAGGTGGCACCAAAGTTATCTAGCCAGTTGGtgatttggaaatggaaGCCGCAGTCCTGGTTGCTGGATAGAAGATTGGGGATACTAAACAATAATTATTTCTGTTTGCAATGGGAGCTCCTTTTTTTGACTAACGAGGTCATGAAGTGGAAAGAAATGATCGcctttttggaaaatcaaTTGTCATGCATACCACACAACTCCGTGGCGGAACGAACAGGCAATAAAAAGGGCTTTCAAGGTCTCATAAATGAATATAACGAAcaaatgaaggaaaataatTTGGTGATCTCCATTTTGAAAGGTAGGCCACgcttttcctcattttctaTGTATTTGTGTGATGAAGTATACTCAAACTTGACACTCGCTGTCGCCGAATTAGATTCACTAATAATAatctcttttatttccttGGTATTTTTGTGGGTATCTATAGAAGTGTAGAGCCAGCAAACAAACATCTGATGATCTCTTTTTATTACTAAATATATACTCGGAAAAGCTCTTATTTATCCTCATGTCAAACCTTTTATACAGCTACAAATGATTTTAAATATACTAGCCAACGTACTGTCCTTACCATTGTTATCATTGGTActattattgatattgttATTATAATTATTGGCTTGACCTTGGGGGTTTCCTCCATTATTGTTATATTGAGGTTGTGGCTGAGCATTGTATTGGTTAGCGGGAACACTCATTCCAGTTCCACCCACAGGCATTTGCACACCTTGCAACTCGAGCACCAAAACTCCCGAGTTTCCCTTTTCCAAATGGTTCCTGATACCATGCTTAGCGCAGAACTCTTCAATAGATGGTTTGAGCTTGGCTATCCCATTTTGGGAATGCAACCCTTTCCCGACAATAACATTCAGTTGTGATTCATTATGGTCGGTGGCGAACTTGATtcgtttttgaagaatgaatAGGGCCTCTTTAACGTA
Proteins encoded in this window:
- the CSM4 gene encoding Csm4p (similar to Saccharomyces cerevisiae MPS2 (YGL075C) and CSM4 (YPL200W); ancestral locus Anc_6.208), producing the protein MDKKCVARKVAPKLSSQLVIWKWKPQSWLLDRRLGILNNNYFCLQWELLFLTNEVMKWKEMIAFLENQLSCIPHNSVAERTGNKKGFQGLINEYNEQMKENNLVISILKGRPRFSSFSMYLCDEVYSNLTLAVAELDSLIIISFISLVFLWVSIEV
- the SKDI16G0790 gene encoding Smr domain-containing protein (similar to Saccharomyces cerevisiae YPL199C; ancestral locus Anc_6.207), with amino-acid sequence MNGAGGVAVATQHPVRDYNHSTDQEYQRLRKLADEAYKKRDRFSHESQTAYQQGDKKSAHDLSEKSKAQLKIAEDLNMQAAEYVFVENNADSSSNEIDLHGLYVKEALFILQKRIKFATDHNESQLNVIVGKGLHSQNGIAKLKPSIEEFCAKHGIRNHLEKGNSGVLVLELQGVQMPVGGTGMSVPANQYNAQPQPQYNNNGGNPQGQANNYNNNINNSTNDNNGKDSTLASIFKIICSCIKGLT